In Gadus morhua chromosome 5, gadMor3.0, whole genome shotgun sequence, the genomic stretch GGACTAGCATACTGTTTTAAGAATCAATATGGATCGATAAAGAACCGAGGTCCGTCAGATCCCTTCTCGTCAAACACTAGCATCATCCAATACATTATCTTTACCTGCCTCTCACGACCAGAATGCGTCTACACAAGGGCCTTTATAAAGCTGCAACTTGAAACCAATTCATGATTTGAGGAAATATCTTGTCCGTGGCACAATAATGAATGATGACTGGATTTGGTTAAttgaatacacacatacagtacagtgGATTTTATTTAcatctcacaaacacaaaagcataCAGTTTAGATACAGCGATAACTTTAGCACCAGTAGAGCTATCGGATTCTTAatgttttttcaaaataaaagacctAAGCTTGATCTCACTATATAGGCCTGGCTAACATTGACTTTAATACAGCAGCATTCACTTACAAAGGTCAGTGGATTACAAAAGGATGTATGGTGCTGTACGCCGGAAATGTTATGCATAAGCAGTGAAGGACATCTGTATTGgccatttgtgttttttctcgGTGTAAAATCGGTGTTGCTGGGGCCTCTGTGGGCCTGCATCTCAGTTGAAACACTGATGCTTGTTAAAAACCTAAAAAAAGACACGTAACCAAAACCATTAGATGGGCTGGTGGAGTAGCCGATACACAAAGAGGCTATCATAAAAAGGACGTTGCATATTGACCATATACATAATGACACAATTGCATCTcaatgcatccccccccccccccccatcaagaGAGACTCTGACCCTCTATGTAGTATATGTACACACTATCTGTACGTTCTGATCTtagattatatttttttatgtttgaaaTGATAGTCAAACTAAttagaatacatttaaaaaatgcaccATTCACTTTTTTTGTTTCGGATTTTTTACAATAAATAGTAATGTGAGGAAATAAGTCAGtataaaaaatgaaacaatCCTAAAGTCTCTTATAGGTCGGTTAACTTTATGCCTTTATACTGTTTTTGAATCATAAtaagataaatagataaattAACACGCTGGGCCATTCAGTCCAACATGAGTCAAATAAACTCCTTTGTGATTCCACAGCTGATGAATCTTTGTTAACGCgtgtatacatatctatatctatatatgcaTATAGATACATGGATGGTTGTACTGTATGCACTGCTGCATAACGTGTGCGGAACAAACCACAGCATTAACACCAGTGTTGAGGTGGAGGCTCCACCCTGATGGCGGTGGACGTTCTCCTCCACCCTTGCCCCGGTCGTCCTCTCCGCCCGTGCCCCGGTGGCCCTCTCCGCCCCTCGTGTCCGTGGCCGCTGATTGCTCCTGCGTACTGACAACACTTCAATCAAACCCCGGCGTGCCGAAAAGAATACAAAAAGATTGAAAAAAAGATGGtctaaaaaaacgacagtgaccAGGGAAACTCGACGGTGGGCGATTACGTGACCATGCAGATCGGGACAGGGACGGGGGATGGGGGACGGGGGTAGGGGCGTGGCAAGGTCGTggcagggggcgtggcaccTCTAGAGCTTGGTCTGCTTTAGTTTGTCGATGTGGTAGCACAGTTTGAGGGCGGGGCCCAGCTTCAGACCCAGGTACTTCATGATCATGTCGCTCTTCAGCAGGAGCAGGGCGTTCCCGTCGATCTCCTGGGGAGAGGAGGCAcacagcaggagggggaggaggaggaggaggaggggggagacacacagcaggagggggaggaggaggaggagggggggagacacaggcatgaggaggaggaggagggggggaaacaggcatgagaaggaggaggagggaggagacacacagcatgaggaggagaaggagggggaagaCACAGTCATgacgaggaggggggagacacagcatgaggaggaggaggaggaggaggaggaggaggaggaggaggaggaggagacacagtcatgacgaggagggaggagacacaggcataggagggaggagacacaagcaggaggaggaggaggggggggggaacacagcatgaggaggaggaggaggaagggggagacacaggcatgaggaggaggagacacacgcATCAGATGTCAGAACAATCAACCTCACTGCGTGTTGAATAAACAGAAACCAGTAAGAGATCAGTGTCCCTACATCATGAGTTGTTATGGTGAGACCTTCCTGTCCATCGCTAATGAACGTCGCACCCACACGGCCAGGGTTCCTCACATCCCGCCCCCTTAATTGTTTTCGGAATCCTGCCCACTTACTCCCGGCGATGTCTCCGTCTCGACTATGTTTTGGGATTGTTTGCTTCGATCGTCAATTGATTTCCCGCTGTCCCCACCGATCTGCTAGTAAAGGGCTCGTTCCACGCATAAGGGTCGACGAGAGGTTTCTGTTGGTCGCTATACATTGGTTGTATGGTGGGGGGTCTGGGGTTCAACTCCCACTGTAGGGTTAGAGTACAGTAACCGTGACGACGACGGGGTAGGCGTACGTGTTTCCTGAAGAGGTCCGCGTGGGGCCCCAGCGCGTGGGGGTCCGCCTCCCGGATGAACCACACCACGTCCTCCACGGACCAGGACGACGGGTCCTTCTGGGGCGGGCCCTTAGTGTCCTGGGGCTCCTGGGGCCCCCCGtaggctagagagagagagagtgagagacagggacagacaggtgtgtgggagggggagagagagaggtagagagagacagacgtgtgtgtgtgtgtgtgtgtgtgtgtgtgtgtgtgtgtgtgtgtgagagagtgagagagaggtagagagagagtgattcaATTGATTGTTGGTCTGACAggaaatgtttgttttgttatttattagATGAAAGGAAGCTAAGCCTTTCCTTCAGAAATGCAGATTTGCTGAATTAATCCACGATTAACATAACTAATTCATAAATCTCTTTACACATTAATTGTTTGCATTTAAAAACCCTTTGGCAGAGCATGATCGAAGGCATTGTGGAAGCTCTAATCAAGTGAAGTTGAAAAGTGACGTTTTGTGACAGGAATCAGTTTAATGCTTGGATGAATTCCACAATTTTTCAGCTTTTTTATTAGGtcagagtcagagggagagatttTAAGTGATTGAGgcgataaaatattttttccCAATCATAAATTATGATTTATTTGAAGGCTCCCCAATTGATCTGAAATTCTTACATCTGAGAAGAACTCTGCCTCATTTATAACCTCTCACCTTCCCTGTCTCATCCTGCAGTATCCAGGAACCACAGAACCCTGTGAACCCAAACCTGTCTTGGTCATGTCCAGAAGGCAGGCTCACTCAGTGTTTAGGTGGGCCTCCTATCGTACCGATCTTGTTTTTCCCTTCTTTACGGCACCAACCCACACCATGGttacacacaatgtgtgtgtgtgtgtgtgtgtgttcaagcacACAATGGTAAATCCTGTCGTCTTTCTTTTCTGCTTTTATGACAATTATCGGAAAATAGTTACTTTATCTTTAACGCACAAAATCTCCCGTCGATCGTGGCTGAGAATGAGCACATGAAAGGTAAGTATATGAAAGCATGAATGCATGAAGGACGAGCACGTTAAAGGTGAGCACATGACAGGTGATATAACTACTTCTGCGTTTGGTTGCTCTGCTACGGAGTTACTGGGAATCATCACCCCTCCCTGTGCACACATCTCACCTGCCGGCTGGTGTAGAGTATTTTTAGGAACAATATCCTAAATCTACGTCAACTCACGGGTGTTACGGGCGGTCCTCCCGGAGAACAGAAAGTCTTTGTGAACAACCACCCCCAACTCCCAAAACATCCATGAACTCGGATtcatcagtccctccagaaaaacgcgattatgcgatcgcataattcaacgcataatcagcgaaagtctgcatattcatgcaggggccgcattttttcaaatatgctgCACTTTCACTGCATAAATTGCAGATTTCCGCGCAAAATATGCGGGGCTTGCGTGATTTCGTAATCCCTGCATTTTCGTTGCAATAAAGTCACATAAACCgtagcagaaagttgaaaaatgttgcgtttacttcacacaagagcaggcatttccccctgttgccatgggaaagttatgaagtgacgtaattacgtgacgtgaacgtcatcgaaaagctgcatttttcgcaagttcccgcaatttttgcaagttcccgcaatttaattttccacgtgccgcataatcaaggattctggccgcaacaatcacaaaaaaacgccACATTTTTCTGGATGGTCTGATTCATTTGTCCTGTAGAACTTCTTTGCAGTACTGccggggcggcatgtggctcagggggtacagcgggttggctgggaactatggagtcagaacagtctcattattaatgaatgcacagagaaggattcacaaatgtattttgtgatttatacataaattactctcttctcacaaatacatttcaatgcacacacaaatggatatcggcatgtatatgtaaaataaatccataaacaaaaataagtttcacaaacatatttctgatccacacacaaatatgtcttgttttaaataaaggtaatataaatccataaatatattaatttaaaaaagatttgcaattttcatcaaaaatgtatttggatgttgttacatttatgtacaaactgttaaacttgaatttacaagacgcttttcatttgtgagcttgtttgcatttgtgtgtgaaactgtctgcatttatgtgtggatttttgagactctcctgacgtcgctagattcacaaatgcatttttttcaacaaggaactctctgtagccaatcagatgcctccctcgttttcagccaatcacatagctgcagttccgacctctgagtccagcctccaagcctcccggttctctgtcaaatgtctactctatcggaaagaacatggttttttgaatgatcgtacataacaatctctaggtggtgaagaagtgaatgctgcgtcacgacactttttccatctaatttcgactgggttttgggattatcggtgccgttaaagtagtaaacggcaccgacgtaaaaacccagtcacagcagtcatgtggttgactgaaaacgagggaggcatctgattggctacagagacttccttgttgaaaaaaatgcatttgtgaatctagcgacgtcaggagagtctcaaaaatccacacataaatacagaccagttcccacacaaatgcaagtaagttcacaaatgaaaaacgtcttgtaaatacaagtttaacagtttgtatataaatgttacaacatccaaatacattgtgatgaaaattgcaagtatttttttaattaatatatttatggatttatattacatttatttaaaacaaggtacatttgtgtgtggattagaaatgtgtttgtgaaacttatttttgtttatggatttattttacatttatacataccgatatccatttatgtgtgcattgaaatgtatttgtgggaagagagtaatttatatataaatcacaaaatacatttgtgaatccttctctgtgcattcattattaatgagactgtacTGACCCCATAGGGAACCGGAAAGTTGCTCGTTCGATCCCAGGCCCCTCCTagagggtcgaggtgtccctgagcaaggcacctcacctgGCCGTCCCCGGCGAGCTGGCTTGCCGCCCTGCATGGTTTACTCCGCcgtaggtgtgtgcatgtgtgggaatGTTCGGCAATGTTGTAAatcgctttgagtggccactggtaagAAAAGCGCcgcataaatgcagtccaagCAGAGGACAGGTGAGAGGCTCACCTGTCCTCTGCTTCTCCTGGAGGGTGGCGGGTGGGGGTCCTGGAGGATGGAGGGCTGAGTGCGGAAGGTGGAGGGTCTCACCTGTCCGGTTGTTCTcctggaaggaggaggggctgCTGGCCGACTGCCGCGCGCCGCCGGGGAACTGCTGTGATGGGCCACGGAAGCCGTAGGAGGACTTTGGCGAGTAGGAGGAGCTTATGGAGTTGAAGGCGGAGTCCCCGGGGTCCACAGAGTAGCGCTTGGCCTCGGACTGGTCCATGTGGTACTCATCCGTCATGGAGGTTTCTGCCGGGAGAAAGgcgtggatggatggatggatgggtggatccatcctctccatctctctatccatctatccatctgtctgttctctctatccatctctttctcaatctctctatccatctctccatctctccacctCTATCAATCTCTCTAATCCCTCCATTACTAGCCATCCCTCCAtgtctctatccatctctctaacTCTCGATGTCAGTCCCTaggtctggtggggggggggggggggtggagggctaGGTAGGTCTCTAGGTCTGAGGGGTTTAGGTCTCTAGCCCGATGGGTGGGCTTTAGGTAGGGCTCTAGGTCCCTAGGTCTGATGGGTGAAGGTCTCTAGGTCTGATGGGTTTAGGTCTCTAGGTCTGATGGGTTTAGGTCTCTAGGTCCCTAGGTCTGATGGGTGAAGGTCTCTAGGTCTGATGGGTTTAGGTTTCTAGGTCCCTAGGTCTGATGGGTGAAGGTCTCTAGGTCTGATGGGTTTAGGTTTCTAGGTCCCTAGGTCTGATGGGTGAAGGTCTCTAGGTCTCTAGGTCTGATGGGTTTAGGTTTCTAGGTCCCTAGGTCTGATGGGTGAAGGTCTCTAGtgccgcgtttccacttcagggtgcggaacggatcggatcgtaAAGGTGCGGTAGCGAGGGgacggtatagcccagctcagttccgaggtcgcgtttccactgccgacagtaccctttgtggtaggccggatgtcgatcgccgcggcagctacgtatacgtctccacctccttgttcgcccaagcaagcgttttacgcgacatcttaattgtaaagaataatacctcgaggctactgtttgtttgtttttatccccgcgtcacccggaagtgatgaatctgtcgaccaatcaacggagggggtgtgtagctagaatttcccgggaccctttcaggcgtctcgtctcgttttcggtaccccattggaggagtcccgagaacgaggccggaacgggtacggcaaagtccgggtcatgcccacttttggcggtgggaacgcgacccgatccgcacctttgcgatccgatccgttccgcaccctgcagtggaaacgcgccataagtcTCTAGGTCTGATGGGTGAAGGTCTCTAAGTCTGATGGGTGAAGGTCTCTAGGTCCCTAGGTCTGATGGGTGAAGGCCTCTAGGTCTCTAGGTCTGATGGGTGAAGGTCTCTAGGTCCCTAGGTCTGATGGGTGAAGGCCTCTAGGTCTCTAGGTCTGATGGGTGAAGGTCTCTAGGTCTCTAGGTCTGAGGGGTTtaggtctctcctctggtgggTGGGCTCTAGGTATTCTCTAGGTCTGGTGGGTGTAGGGCTCTCGGTGCAGCAGGTCTGCGTACCGTCAGAGTGGTAGGACCCCCCACTGTGCGGGCCGATGGGCTGGTCGCTGAACAGGTTCTCGCAGTGCAGGCTGCGGCAGAGCTTCTTCAGGAAGCGCAGCACGTACCCGATGCTGTTGACCACCGGCAGGCTGAGCAGGTGCTGCTTGCCGTCGAACGTGGCTGGGGACCAGAATGAGCACATGAAAGGTGGATACATGGAGGATGAGCACATAAAAGATGAATACATGAAAGATGAATACATGAAAGAAGAGAGCATGAAAGATGAGCACATGACAGATGAGCACATAAAAGACGAGCCCATGAAAGATGAGAATACATGAAAGATGAGAACATGAGAGATGAGCCCATGAAAGATGAGAATACATGAAAGATGAGAACATGAGAGATGAGCACATGAAAGATGAGCACATGAAAGATGAGCACATGAAAGatgacctctcctctctcctcttgctCCCCCTAGgtggggcagggagagaggagagagggtagaggagaaagaagagaggagagagaagagaggagagggtagagaagagaggagagagaagagaggagaggggagagagggtagaggagagagaagagaggagagagaagagaggagagagaagagaggagagagaagagaggagagagaagagaggagagggtagagaagagaggagagagaagagaggagagagggtagaggagagagaagagaggagagagaagagaggagaaagaagagaggagagagaagagaggagagggtagagaagagaggagagagaagagaggagagagaagagaggagagagaagagaggagagggtagagaagagaggagagaggagagaggagaggggagagaagagaggagagagaagagaggagagagaagagagaagagagagtagaggagagagcagagaggagagagaagagaggagcagagagattgtggagaggagggaagaaaggggag encodes the following:
- the LOC115543806 gene encoding sex comb on midleg-like protein 4 isoform X1, whose translation is MLQMSVPPAVASSAQKTDSHGEMQSAAVTPSYLPSQAGGKIPGRKRGRPPLRSVAPKMDFPGRYPESLPPLKVPKKRGRKPGFKLKPRMVMTPLAISPPSSTPEPDMSSIPQDAATVPHSATPQVLTVCIYINKQALTGPNLDRKKVQQLPDHFGPDRPSVVLQQAVQGCIDSAFQQKAVFTLLTQGYGGEKISATFDGKQHLLSLPVVNSIGYVLRFLKKLCRSLHCENLFSDQPIGPHSGGSYHSDETSMTDEYHMDQSEAKRYSVDPGDSAFNSISSSYSPKSSYGFRGPSQQFPGGARQSASSPSSFQENNRTAYGGPQEPQDTKGPPQKDPSSWSVEDVVWFIREADPHALGPHADLFRKHEIDGNALLLLKSDMIMKYLGLKLGPALKLCYHIDKLKQTKL
- the LOC115543806 gene encoding sex comb on midleg-like protein 4 isoform X3 — protein: MLQMSVPPAVASSAQKTDSHGEMQSAAVTPSYLPSQAGGKIPGRKRGRPPLRSVAPKMDFPGRYPESLPPLKLKPRMVMTPLAISPPSSTPEPDMSSIPQDAATVPHSATPQVLTVCIYINKQALTGPNLDRKKVQQLPDHFGPDRPSVVLQQAVQGCIDSAFQQKAVFTLLTQGYGGEKISATFDGKQHLLSLPVVNSIGYVLRFLKKLCRSLHCENLFSDQPIGPHSGGSYHSDETSMTDEYHMDQSEAKRYSVDPGDSAFNSISSSYSPKSSYGFRGPSQQFPGGARQSASSPSSFQENNRTAYGGPQEPQDTKGPPQKDPSSWSVEDVVWFIREADPHALGPHADLFRKHEIDGNALLLLKSDMIMKYLGLKLGPALKLCYHIDKLKQTKL
- the LOC115543806 gene encoding sex comb on midleg-like protein 4 isoform X2 — protein: MSVPPAVASSAQKTDSHGEMQSAAVTPSYLPSQAGGKIPGRKRGRPPLRSVAPKMDFPGRYPESLPPLKVPKKRGRKPGFKLKPRMVMTPLAISPPSSTPEPDMSSIPQDAATVPHSATPQVLTVCIYINKQALTGPNLDRKKVQQLPDHFGPDRPSVVLQQAVQGCIDSAFQQKAVFTLLTQGYGGEKISATFDGKQHLLSLPVVNSIGYVLRFLKKLCRSLHCENLFSDQPIGPHSGGSYHSDETSMTDEYHMDQSEAKRYSVDPGDSAFNSISSSYSPKSSYGFRGPSQQFPGGARQSASSPSSFQENNRTAYGGPQEPQDTKGPPQKDPSSWSVEDVVWFIREADPHALGPHADLFRKHEIDGNALLLLKSDMIMKYLGLKLGPALKLCYHIDKLKQTKL